Within Clostridia bacterium, the genomic segment CGCCAGCTCGCCGACGACGAGTGCATTGTGTTCGTCGATCGTGCGACCGATCAGCGCGTGCTCGGCGTTGGGGACGAGCATGGGTGCAGGGTTCACACCAGTGACGGCGACTCGCGCGTCTTCCACAACACCGCGAGCGAGCTTGATCGCAGCGGCGATACCGGTCAGTGGGTAATCGATTGCGCCGCGAACGCGCAGTTTCTGGTAGCTCCCGCGCCAGCCAGCGCTCGATTCCGGCAGGTAAACGCGTGTGACAATTTCACCTCGCTGAAGGAGTCTAGGGGAGATACCGTCGTTCACGTAGAAATCCGCTACCGATATGCGGCGGAAGCCCTGTGGCCCCGCGATTTCGAGTTCGGCATCGAGGCACAGCAGCGCGGGCGCGAGGTCTCCGGAGAACGCGGCCCAGCACTTCTCGCCTCCAGGAGCCACGTGACAAATGTCTCCGCCATTCTTCAGGCAGAAACCGCAACTCTTGCGCCACGCGAGCGACTGGTTGTACCAGAGACAACGCGTGTCGAGGCAGAGATTGCCGCCGAGCGTCCCCATGTTGCGCAGGATGGGCGAGGACACGGTTTTTGCGGCTTCATGCAGAACGGAGTAGTTGCGCTGCAGGAACCCGGAATCCTCGATCTGGCTAATGGTTGTGAGTGCGCCGATCTCGACGCCTGCGCCAGCAACGGCGCTGATGCCACGCAGCTCGTCGATACCGCGAATGTCCAACACGAAATCGGGAGTGAACAGACGCTGCTTCAGTGATGGAATCAGGTCGGTTCCGCCGGCAATCACCTGCACACTGGGCGCGTGCGCCGATAGCAGTTGAACCGCTTCAATCACGGTGCGTGGACGCAGTAATTTGAAATCGGGAAGCGCCATTACTGGTCACCCCGTTCGGCCTGCTGCACGTGAATAGCATCGGACTCATGGCGTTGCTGCCCTTTGCCGGAAATGCGCAGCGCGCCTCCGTGCTCGCGGAACCTGTTGGGCGTTGTGGCTGCGTCATGCTCAGTTCCAGGCCGGTGCGTTTTGTCCTTCGCGCGAAGAGCGGCGAGCACGCGCTCGGGAGTGAACGGCGCTTCATTTAACCGAACGCCTACGGCATCGTAGATTGCATTTGCAATGGCAGGAATGGTTGCGGCAAGCGAACCCTCGCCAGCTTCTTTCGCGCCAAACGGACCTTCTGGATCGACGCTCTCGACAATGATGGCCTCTACGTGCGGAGACTCGGCAGAGGACGGGCTGGCGTAGCCAAGCAGTCCGGGATTCATGATGAGACCGTCCTTCCAGATCATCTCTTCCTGAAGTGCCTGCCCCAATCCCATCCACACGGAGCCGATAACTTGTCCCTCGACGGCAACGGGGTTGAGTGCGCGGCCGCAATCGTGGGCGGCCCAGATGTTCAGAACCGTTACGTGTCCCGTCTCCTCGTCCACCTCCACCTCCGCCACCTGAGCCGAATAGGAATAGGCAGGAGAGGGGCCGACGCCTGCGCCCTTGTAACTGCCGCCGCGAGCTTCGGCCGGGGGCGAATACCATCCAGACGCCGATAGCGCGCCGAAATTCTCGATTGCGCAGATGATCGCCTGGTCGAAGCTCATGGACCACGCGCCAGCACTCGCCTTGTGAGCTTCGTCGCGCCGGAAGATAATCTCATCGTGAATGGCAAGTTCGTCCGGGTCGCAGCCCATGCGGCGGGCGGCAGCGGCAAGTAACTGGTTCAGGATGCTCTCCGCTGCGCGCATCGCGGCGTTGCCGCTCATGAAGGTCACGCGGCTGGAGTAGGAGCCAAGGTCGACAGGAGTGACATCGCTATCGCCGCTGACGATGCGCACGCGCCCCAGGCAGCAACCAAGCACTTCGGCGACTACCTGCGCCGTAATCGTGCTAGAGCCTTGACCAATTTCGGCGGCACCCGTGTAGACCGTCACTGCGCCATCGCGATCCACCTTGATGTTTACTGTGGAGTGCGGCATGTCTGAACGGATGATCGCGTTCGCCGCACCGCTGACGTAATGCGAGCAGGCAAGGCCGAAACCTCGTGCGCGCTTCTCTGTTCTTCCGGATGCGAGTTTGCCGCGACGCTGCCTCCATTGCGAGCGCTCGACGACCATCTCCATGCACTCTGGCAAGCCGTAGCTGAGTACGCGCAGTCCGTTGACTGTCACGCAGGGCGGCTGCAACAAGTTGTGACGCCGGAGTTCGGCGGGGTCCAGTTGCAGTCTGGCGGCAATCTCATCGAGCGCACATTCAAGAGCGAAGCGCACGTTCACCGTGCCGTGACCACGCATAGCTCCGCAAGCAGGTTTGTTCGTGAGCACGCGGT encodes:
- a CDS encoding FAD binding domain-containing protein translates to MALPDFKLLRPRTVIEAVQLLSAHAPSVQVIAGGTDLIPSLKQRLFTPDFVLDIRGIDELRGISAVAGAGVEIGALTTISQIEDSGFLQRNYSVLHEAAKTVSSPILRNMGTLGGNLCLDTRCLWYNQSLAWRKSCGFCLKNGGDICHVAPGGEKCWAAFSGDLAPALLCLDAELEIAGPQGFRRISVADFYVNDGISPRLLQRGEIVTRVYLPESSAGWRGSYQKLRVRGAIDYPLTGIAAAIKLARGVVEDARVAVTGVNPAPMLVPNAEHALIGRTIDEHNALVVGELAAKIAKPLTTSALTPEYRREMVRIFAKRAVLAAAGGKA
- the hcrA gene encoding 4-hydroxybenzoyl-CoA reductase subunit alpha, translating into MSDFATIGKPTAMIDSAQKATGQGKYTDDIALPGLLIGKILHSPHPHARIVRLDSSRAELLEGVVCVVTGKDAPNKYGILPVGHDETALAIDRVRYVGDNVACVVAIDEASAERALDLIDVEYELLPAYFDPEEAMKAERDLIHDSRPHNVEKEYHHVFGDPERGLSEADIVHEARYLANEVTHAAMEPHSTIAAFEIDSQTGQPGRLTVWSSTQVPYYLQHTLAAVLEMAMPQVRVIKPLVGGGFGGKSEVIPLEVIAAVAARKAKAPVKITYTREEVFWAHRGRPRTIVDLKIGAKRDGRISAVSARVVQDGGAYCSYGVVTILYSGALLGALYDIPHIRFDGYRVLTNKPACGAMRGHGTVNVRFALECALDEIAARLQLDPAELRRHNLLQPPCVTVNGLRVLSYGLPECMEMVVERSQWRQRRGKLASGRTEKRARGFGLACSHYVSGAANAIIRSDMPHSTVNIKVDRDGAVTVYTGAAEIGQGSSTITAQVVAEVLGCCLGRVRIVSGDSDVTPVDLGSYSSRVTFMSGNAAMRAAESILNQLLAAAARRMGCDPDELAIHDEIIFRRDEAHKASAGAWSMSFDQAIICAIENFGALSASGWYSPPAEARGGSYKGAGVGPSPAYSYSAQVAEVEVDEETGHVTVLNIWAAHDCGRALNPVAVEGQVIGSVWMGLGQALQEEMIWKDGLIMNPGLLGYASPSSAESPHVEAIIVESVDPEGPFGAKEAGEGSLAATIPAIANAIYDAVGVRLNEAPFTPERVLAALRAKDKTHRPGTEHDAATTPNRFREHGGALRISGKGQQRHESDAIHVQQAERGDQ